The following coding sequences are from one Paenibacillus sp. FSL R5-0912 window:
- a CDS encoding SDR family NAD(P)-dependent oxidoreductase encodes MPKQPTVVITGATSGLGQLVAIQLAERGYALVLTARSEERAAATRTIIEARQPAANIRFVYGDLSLMQDVNRVSAEITAACPSIDVLLNNAGIHAFEPRTTTEGLPEMMAVNYLAPWLLTHRLETSLRNAGKARVVNVASEASRRHGILRLPGDLTDTAAFTARGSSPVYGKTKLLNIMFTAEVARQWAGSGITVNALNPGFNVTGLGRELRFASVIERILKLIRLGDPRRGAEIITRLIVDPFYGTVTGGYFNVGTGKSIVPVSPGGDEAMQRRLWADTRELLGEILVQHQN; translated from the coding sequence ATGCCTAAACAACCAACCGTTGTCATCACCGGAGCCACTAGCGGACTGGGACAGCTTGTTGCCATCCAATTGGCGGAAAGAGGCTATGCGCTTGTCCTGACTGCCCGCAGTGAAGAACGTGCCGCGGCTACCAGAACCATCATTGAGGCCCGTCAGCCTGCTGCAAATATCCGTTTTGTCTATGGGGATCTGTCGCTGATGCAGGATGTGAACCGGGTTAGCGCTGAAATTACTGCCGCCTGCCCTTCCATCGACGTACTTTTGAACAATGCAGGAATCCACGCCTTCGAGCCCCGCACCACTACCGAAGGTTTGCCAGAGATGATGGCTGTGAACTATCTGGCACCGTGGCTGCTGACTCATAGACTGGAGACTTCACTGCGCAATGCAGGCAAGGCCAGAGTAGTCAACGTAGCCTCAGAGGCTTCGCGCCGTCATGGTATACTCCGCCTGCCCGGGGACTTAACGGATACTGCTGCTTTTACTGCCCGGGGCTCCTCTCCTGTCTACGGCAAAACCAAACTGCTAAACATCATGTTCACGGCAGAAGTGGCCCGGCAATGGGCAGGCAGCGGAATAACCGTCAATGCCCTGAATCCGGGCTTCAATGTAACCGGACTGGGACGCGAGCTGCGGTTCGCTTCTGTGATCGAGCGGATCCTGAAGCTCATCCGGCTCGGAGACCCGCGAAGAGGAGCAGAGATTATCACCCGGTTAATCGTGGACCCGTTTTATGGGACAGTAACCGGAGGTTATTTTAACGTGGGCACAGGAAAGTCCATTGTACCGGTATCCCCTGGCGGCGATGAAGCGATGCAGCGCAGGTTGTGGGCAGATACACGGGAGCTGCTGGGGGAGATACTGGTACAGCATCAGAACTAA
- a CDS encoding ABC transporter permease gives MKAITPAMKPELKKPASRFWAKFRQQKYLYMMAVPFVLWAFVFSYLPLWGWMMAFQKYKPGKSFFEQKWVGLQYFRELFQDEQFFNALRNTLAMSLMGLLAGFIIPILFAILLNEVRLQVLKRFVQTVSYLPHFVSWVVAAGIITKMLSTDNGAVNDLLLSLHIISEPVQFMAKGNLFWGIVTASDVWKETGWNTIIYLAAISGIGPELYEAARVDGASRLQQVRNITLPGIRATIVILLIISIGHLISIGFEKQFLLGNNLVRDYSQTLDLYALNYGLGMGRFSFGTAINIFNSVVSVILLFTANGIFKKITKESII, from the coding sequence ATGAAAGCGATTACCCCCGCAATGAAGCCGGAGCTCAAGAAACCCGCTTCACGCTTCTGGGCCAAATTCCGGCAGCAGAAATATCTCTATATGATGGCGGTTCCTTTTGTCCTGTGGGCCTTTGTCTTCAGCTATCTGCCGTTATGGGGATGGATGATGGCCTTCCAGAAGTACAAGCCGGGCAAATCTTTTTTTGAGCAGAAATGGGTCGGCCTGCAGTATTTCAGGGAGCTCTTCCAGGATGAGCAATTCTTCAATGCCCTGCGCAACACTCTGGCGATGAGCCTCATGGGGCTGCTGGCCGGATTCATCATTCCTATCCTGTTCGCCATTCTCCTGAATGAGGTCAGATTGCAGGTGCTGAAACGGTTCGTCCAGACGGTGTCTTATCTGCCCCACTTTGTGTCCTGGGTGGTAGCCGCCGGGATCATTACCAAGATGCTCTCCACCGACAACGGCGCAGTGAATGACCTGCTGCTGAGTCTCCATATTATTAGTGAACCGGTCCAGTTCATGGCCAAAGGCAATCTGTTCTGGGGAATCGTGACCGCCTCTGATGTCTGGAAGGAAACGGGCTGGAACACAATCATCTATCTCGCCGCAATATCGGGGATCGGCCCTGAGCTGTATGAAGCCGCCAGAGTGGACGGGGCAAGCCGGCTGCAGCAGGTGCGGAACATTACACTGCCGGGCATCCGGGCGACGATCGTCATCCTGCTGATCATTTCCATCGGCCATCTCATCAGCATCGGGTTCGAGAAGCAATTCCTGCTCGGCAACAATCTGGTACGCGACTATTCGCAGACACTGGATTTATATGCGCTGAACTACGGGCTCGGTATGGGACGGTTCTCCTTCGGGACGGCCATTAATATTTTCAACTCGGTGGTCAGTGTGATTCTGCTGTTTACGGCCAATGGTATCTTCAAAAAAATAACCAAGGAAAGCATCATTTAG
- a CDS encoding helix-turn-helix domain-containing protein yields MIISYLSFPLIKDLAEWIGLNPVYLGKLFKQNTGSTRKEFLNRVRVNNAEMILSAGGFNVSEVAEHCGYHDVA; encoded by the coding sequence TTGATAATCTCTTATCTATCATTCCCCTTAATTAAAGATCTGGCGGAGTGGATCGGACTGAATCCCGTCTACCTGGGTAAGCTGTTCAAACAGAATACCGGCTCCACCCGCAAAGAATTCCTGAACAGGGTCAGGGTCAATAATGCCGAGATGATTCTGTCTGCGGGCGGGTTCAATGTGTCTGAGGTGGCGGAGCACTGCGGATATCATGATGTGGCGTAA
- a CDS encoding FusB/FusC family EF-G-binding protein, with the protein MTTTFIRNHQYNYIKKQSDFVLKTLRSVADRRVLETVRYSAEVNVTEAFSSLTTEQEQMLKPISTLEKAEDFQQYISGFEPYLEPFPPITLKQIQKLFPKNKKMKLPDLASFDFRYVTYLAWADIATNKLFIVYPYEGQFIGVEGRIIPTHKKGYCLFCNRQQDLAFLTVKTKPELASADNIASVGQYVCIDNHGCNQSITNISSLERFVLSVQK; encoded by the coding sequence GTGACTACAACATTTATTAGAAACCATCAATATAATTATATTAAGAAACAATCGGATTTCGTGCTCAAAACACTGCGGTCTGTAGCAGATCGCCGTGTCCTGGAGACCGTAAGGTACAGTGCTGAGGTGAATGTGACGGAGGCATTTTCTTCGCTGACTACCGAGCAGGAGCAGATGCTGAAGCCTATCTCCACCCTGGAGAAAGCCGAGGATTTCCAGCAGTATATCAGCGGCTTCGAGCCTTATCTGGAGCCATTTCCGCCGATTACACTGAAGCAGATTCAGAAGCTGTTTCCCAAGAATAAGAAGATGAAGCTACCTGATCTTGCATCGTTTGATTTCCGTTATGTAACGTATCTGGCCTGGGCAGACATTGCCACGAATAAGCTGTTCATTGTCTATCCGTACGAAGGACAATTCATCGGTGTAGAGGGCAGAATAATACCGACCCACAAGAAAGGCTATTGCCTGTTCTGCAACCGACAGCAGGATCTTGCCTTCCTTACAGTCAAGACCAAACCTGAGCTTGCTTCAGCCGATAACATTGCTTCTGTGGGGCAATACGTCTGCATAGATAATCATGGATGTAATCAGAGTATCACCAATATAAGCTCGCTGGAGAGGTTCGTGCTCTCGGTGCAGAAATAG
- a CDS encoding helix-turn-helix domain-containing protein — translation MTTKQTIGDKVKQLRKAKGLTQTDLAGEHMTKSMLSQIENGRALPSMNTLQFLAGRLGTDAGYFLEGEHEAELGPLVRKIEQQYKAKQYKEIVTEIQPLMKDTLPMAVDAARLMEFYVGSCYHTGIEGGEEGIERAVEIYERFGLFVERAKIQYLAYALLFAKSRYQDGLELIRRVRKEYVNNKVGNDFLFEIDLYYAESVTLSALAEYSGSREAALAALKLSHEEGVYSLSDHLYRLLSHLALLHNDLEQAEAYLSKAKLFAQFTEAAESLELVHLGEIRLALAKRNYGEVLILAEHYPAKDSQFMPFVHMMTGTALYHLERNEEALADLSKVVLNDQVYHPLDRVDLLTAYAYKAKIFAMQGRMEEARHEVEFAYDQVKDYPPSEYAELIRQTYHELHDHQN, via the coding sequence ATGACCACCAAACAGACGATCGGCGATAAAGTCAAGCAGTTACGTAAAGCCAAGGGCCTTACGCAGACTGACCTGGCCGGGGAACATATGACCAAAAGCATGCTCAGCCAAATCGAGAACGGACGGGCTCTGCCTTCGATGAATACGCTGCAATTCCTTGCCGGGCGTCTGGGTACAGATGCCGGTTATTTCCTGGAGGGCGAACACGAAGCGGAGCTGGGTCCGCTGGTCCGTAAGATTGAGCAGCAGTACAAGGCGAAGCAGTATAAGGAGATTGTCACGGAAATCCAGCCGCTGATGAAGGATACGCTTCCGATGGCAGTGGATGCCGCACGGCTGATGGAGTTTTATGTGGGCTCCTGCTACCATACCGGAATAGAGGGCGGAGAAGAAGGAATCGAACGGGCTGTTGAAATCTATGAGCGTTTCGGTTTATTTGTAGAGCGTGCCAAGATTCAGTATTTGGCTTATGCTTTATTGTTCGCCAAAAGCAGATACCAGGATGGCCTGGAGCTGATTCGCCGTGTCCGTAAGGAATATGTGAACAATAAGGTAGGCAACGATTTTTTATTTGAAATCGATCTTTATTATGCGGAAAGTGTTACGTTGTCTGCACTGGCAGAGTACTCCGGCAGCCGGGAAGCTGCCTTGGCGGCACTTAAGCTGTCGCACGAAGAAGGGGTCTACTCATTGTCGGATCATCTGTACCGTCTACTCTCCCATCTGGCCCTGCTTCACAATGACCTTGAGCAGGCAGAGGCGTACCTAAGCAAGGCAAAGCTGTTCGCACAGTTCACGGAAGCTGCGGAGTCACTGGAGCTGGTGCATCTTGGCGAAATTAGACTGGCTCTTGCGAAGCGGAATTACGGGGAGGTGCTGATACTGGCGGAGCATTATCCGGCGAAAGACAGCCAGTTCATGCCTTTTGTCCATATGATGACGGGGACCGCTCTCTACCATCTGGAGAGGAATGAAGAGGCACTGGCGGACTTGTCCAAAGTAGTCTTGAACGACCAGGTCTATCATCCGCTTGACCGGGTCGACCTGCTCACTGCCTATGCCTACAAAGCGAAGATCTTCGCTATGCAAGGCCGGATGGAGGAAGCCCGCCACGAGGTGGAGTTTGCCTATGATCAGGTAAAGGATTATCCGCCTTCTGAATATGCGGAACTAATTAGACAGACTTACCACGAACTCCACGATCACCAAAACTAA
- a CDS encoding MFS transporter encodes MSEPTPVAAASNRNIILFFSGKFASVLGSSMYTFVVGLYILQLTGSGSSFAVTLLCGMLPSIILSPFAGVVADMVNRRKLLIGSDAASVLIMLLSFAAVSIGGMSLLPIYISLILLSICATFYSISASSSMMMLVDRDSIQRTGSLNQIASSVGHLLAPILAGMLYAFLPLEEFMLLNAAGLTISTVMGCMLKFRPVPEALSEAGLADGDAETGNPPFRERLGNVAAEVRTNLKEGFSYVIRRPVIRSLLIIVFWINFFVVALNVVLPFVAVQTLGLSSKQYGVLEAMLAAGMLLMSLLLTVLRQSNNPVNTIIGGLSALGLLFLAMALPLLLHFTAAVTFFFFLPLLILVGVVIMIINIPIQVYLQQSIEEEYRGRVFGLVEGIAGSIAPLGMLLYGVLLDWIPGSIILLASGAAILAVTLIGRRGLISSNADEQQGIHAEVEQAGA; translated from the coding sequence ATGTCTGAACCAACGCCGGTGGCAGCAGCATCCAACCGCAATATCATTCTTTTCTTCAGCGGAAAATTCGCTTCTGTTCTCGGCTCCAGTATGTACACCTTTGTTGTCGGCCTGTATATTCTGCAGCTCACCGGTTCAGGAAGCAGCTTTGCAGTTACGTTGCTGTGCGGTATGCTGCCCAGTATTATTCTGTCGCCCTTCGCCGGCGTGGTGGCTGATATGGTGAACCGCCGCAAGCTGCTGATCGGCTCAGATGCTGCAAGTGTTTTGATTATGCTGCTTTCCTTTGCCGCCGTCTCCATTGGGGGAATGTCCCTCTTACCGATTTATATCTCACTGATCCTTCTGTCAATATGCGCTACCTTCTACAGTATCTCCGCCTCCTCTTCCATGATGATGCTCGTTGACCGTGATTCCATCCAGCGTACCGGCTCCCTGAATCAAATTGCCAGTTCTGTCGGCCACCTGCTGGCTCCCATTCTTGCCGGTATGCTCTACGCCTTCCTCCCGCTTGAAGAATTCATGCTGCTGAACGCGGCAGGGCTTACCATCTCGACCGTGATGGGCTGCATGCTGAAGTTTAGACCGGTTCCAGAAGCCTTATCTGAAGCTGGGCTTGCAGATGGGGATGCCGAAACCGGAAATCCGCCCTTTCGCGAACGCCTGGGCAACGTGGCTGCCGAGGTCCGCACGAATCTGAAAGAAGGCTTCTCCTATGTAATCCGCCGTCCCGTTATCCGCTCCCTCCTAATTATCGTGTTCTGGATTAATTTCTTTGTAGTCGCGCTGAATGTAGTGCTGCCCTTTGTGGCCGTACAGACCCTGGGGCTGTCTTCGAAGCAATACGGTGTACTTGAAGCCATGCTGGCAGCGGGCATGCTGCTGATGTCCCTGCTCCTCACCGTTCTCCGCCAGAGCAACAATCCGGTAAATACAATTATCGGAGGTCTAAGTGCACTGGGGCTGCTGTTCCTAGCGATGGCGCTTCCGCTGCTGCTTCATTTCACCGCTGCCGTTACCTTCTTTTTCTTCCTGCCGCTATTGATTCTGGTCGGTGTCGTCATTATGATCATCAATATTCCGATTCAAGTGTACTTACAGCAGAGTATAGAAGAAGAGTATCGCGGGCGGGTATTCGGGCTGGTTGAAGGTATCGCCGGTTCCATCGCTCCGCTGGGCATGCTGCTCTACGGAGTGCTCCTAGACTGGATTCCGGGCTCCATTATTCTGCTGGCCTCCGGAGCGGCTATTCTGGCGGTAACTCTGATCGGGCGGAGAGGCTTAATCAGCAGTAATGCTGATGAGCAGCAAGGAATTCATGCAGAGGTGGAGCAGGCCGGGGCGTAA
- a CDS encoding ABC transporter substrate-binding protein, with product MTRKTAKPYVALMVLTLLLSVLAGCGGGNNNSKNTAGNTGTEATNSTNAAATAEATAAAEDLSPLTLSFFAEDPNPNWNNMKDEVSTVLTEKTGVTLDAEFAVGDPQQKIALIAAGGEYPDIISAKADIGKLVDAGAVIDLTELIDKYAPNIKRVLGDNLARAKYTNEDQSIYAIPTWAAVNEKKFVAGGGFELQHRVLKEAGYPEIKTVQDYENVIKAYLEKHPTDENGNKNIGVSLNADDWHMYISVTNPAVATTGGSDDGEYFIDQETHEAIYHFRRPEEKEYFRWLNHMNDIGLLDKESFVQKYDQYKAKVATGRVLGLIDQDWDYNDAQQALKTAGKFDQTYGHYPVTLTSEYKETSFWPTGFMGGYGISISTTNPDPVRTIKFLDYLASDEGQILNNWGIEGKHYVVENGKRVVPAEVQDRINNDNTAFTKETGIGFYWNMMVHYGDGAKDSTGNYYTKNFPEQLVLGYSDVEKETLAAYNATTWKDLFPKEEEFAEKAYGAAWNIALPGEDEVSILGNKMRDITWKRIPQAILAKPAEFDKIWDDYMADLEKAGVKKMEAGYTKYVQDRVELWSSK from the coding sequence ATGACAAGAAAGACAGCGAAACCGTATGTGGCGCTAATGGTCTTGACCTTGCTGCTCAGTGTACTGGCCGGCTGCGGCGGGGGCAATAATAACAGCAAGAATACGGCTGGGAATACCGGTACTGAAGCTACCAATAGCACTAATGCGGCGGCCACAGCAGAAGCTACGGCAGCAGCCGAAGATTTAAGTCCATTGACACTTTCCTTCTTCGCGGAAGATCCCAATCCGAACTGGAATAATATGAAGGATGAAGTCAGTACCGTCCTTACGGAGAAAACAGGCGTCACTCTCGATGCCGAATTCGCCGTAGGCGATCCGCAGCAGAAGATCGCGCTGATTGCTGCCGGCGGGGAATATCCCGACATCATCTCGGCCAAAGCGGATATCGGGAAGCTGGTGGATGCCGGCGCTGTCATTGACCTGACCGAACTGATCGACAAATACGCGCCTAATATCAAGCGGGTGCTTGGAGACAATCTGGCCCGGGCCAAATACACGAACGAAGACCAGTCCATCTATGCCATCCCTACCTGGGCTGCTGTGAATGAGAAGAAATTCGTTGCCGGCGGAGGCTTTGAGCTGCAGCACAGGGTGCTGAAGGAAGCCGGATATCCGGAGATCAAGACGGTACAGGATTATGAGAATGTAATCAAGGCCTACCTGGAGAAACACCCGACCGATGAGAACGGCAACAAGAATATCGGCGTATCGCTGAACGCAGATGACTGGCATATGTACATTTCCGTAACCAATCCTGCAGTGGCGACTACCGGCGGTTCCGATGACGGGGAATATTTCATTGATCAGGAGACGCATGAAGCGATCTACCACTTCCGCCGTCCCGAAGAGAAAGAATATTTCCGCTGGCTGAACCATATGAATGACATTGGCCTGCTGGATAAAGAAAGCTTCGTGCAGAAATACGACCAGTACAAAGCGAAAGTGGCCACTGGACGTGTGCTTGGCCTGATTGACCAGGATTGGGACTACAATGACGCGCAGCAGGCTCTGAAGACTGCCGGTAAATTCGATCAAACCTACGGCCATTATCCTGTGACCTTGACCAGTGAATACAAAGAAACCAGCTTCTGGCCTACCGGCTTCATGGGCGGCTACGGAATCTCCATCTCGACCACCAACCCTGATCCGGTCCGGACGATTAAGTTCCTGGATTACCTGGCTTCCGATGAAGGACAGATCCTGAACAACTGGGGCATTGAGGGCAAACATTATGTAGTAGAGAACGGCAAACGCGTTGTCCCTGCCGAAGTGCAGGACCGCATTAACAATGATAACACGGCCTTCACGAAGGAGACCGGCATCGGCTTCTACTGGAATATGATGGTTCACTATGGCGACGGAGCCAAGGATTCTACCGGCAACTATTACACCAAGAACTTCCCTGAGCAGCTGGTGCTCGGTTACAGCGACGTCGAGAAAGAAACGCTGGCAGCTTACAATGCCACTACCTGGAAGGATCTGTTCCCTAAAGAGGAGGAGTTCGCTGAGAAAGCGTACGGGGCAGCCTGGAACATTGCCCTCCCCGGTGAAGATGAAGTCTCCATTCTGGGCAATAAAATGAGAGATATTACGTGGAAACGCATCCCGCAGGCTATTCTGGCCAAACCGGCTGAATTCGATAAAATCTGGGATGACTACATGGCCGACCTCGAGAAAGCCGGTGTTAAGAAGATGGAAGCAGGCTACACCAAATACGTGCAGGACCGCGTGGAGCTGTGGAGCTCAAAATAG
- a CDS encoding MarR family transcriptional regulator, with amino-acid sequence MKQGPINDNQVNNDPININQSKLDSREQLELALGEQLNALISAAHALNVKAAARFDSSLQPAAFHIVRWLYSYGPASAAAIAEATAMDRSAVSRLIKQLESLGYVSREASPDDGRAILLSLTEQGQQQTISALNEKGSVFFGRTAVWNDDELHQFIYMLKQFNGL; translated from the coding sequence ATGAAGCAGGGCCCCATAAACGATAACCAAGTAAACAATGACCCGATAAACATTAATCAATCAAAGCTTGACTCAAGAGAACAGCTGGAGCTGGCGCTGGGAGAGCAGCTTAACGCACTGATCAGCGCAGCGCATGCGCTGAATGTCAAAGCCGCCGCGCGCTTCGATTCCTCGTTGCAGCCGGCTGCCTTCCATATTGTCCGCTGGCTCTATTCCTATGGGCCGGCAAGTGCTGCCGCCATTGCGGAAGCAACGGCTATGGACCGCAGCGCGGTCAGCCGTCTGATCAAACAGCTGGAGTCTCTGGGCTATGTGAGCCGGGAAGCCTCACCCGATGACGGCCGGGCCATCCTCCTCTCGCTGACGGAGCAGGGACAGCAGCAGACAATATCAGCCCTGAACGAGAAAGGTTCCGTGTTCTTCGGGCGGACTGCGGTATGGAATGACGACGAGCTGCATCAGTTCATTTACATGCTCAAGCAGTTCAACGGGTTATAA
- a CDS encoding DUF4362 domain-containing protein: MKMLRVCICMLLMSLIIVACSNSMHYEAAAKKGYVVYVQGEIINYTYFEQFVENYNNGQDATVKIAKYTDEGDPIFHTLEYKRDQKKISYTYDNSEDENGDKLQANTLCSSITNVDGVYHLADCADDETGKWFSAKQPSK, from the coding sequence ATGAAGATGTTAAGAGTATGTATATGTATGTTGCTGATGTCGTTAATTATAGTAGCTTGCTCAAATTCAATGCATTATGAAGCGGCTGCAAAGAAAGGTTATGTTGTATATGTTCAAGGTGAGATTATTAACTATACGTATTTCGAACAATTCGTGGAAAATTACAACAATGGTCAGGATGCCACTGTTAAAATCGCAAAATATACAGATGAAGGAGATCCTATCTTCCACACGCTTGAATATAAACGGGATCAGAAAAAAATCAGTTATACCTATGACAACAGCGAGGATGAAAATGGAGATAAATTGCAGGCAAATACTCTGTGCAGCAGTATCACAAATGTCGATGGTGTCTATCACTTAGCCGATTGCGCTGACGATGAAACGGGTAAGTGGTTTAGTGCAAAGCAGCCATCTAAGTAA
- a CDS encoding carbohydrate ABC transporter permease, with translation MLIKKLAAASWSDRIFDLVVYIAITVVTVATLYPFLNVLAISFNDSTDSIKGGITVYPRMFTFKNYETIFAFSGLITGFKISVLRTLIGTLLGLISASMLAFTLSRADFQGRRFVSTFLALTMYVSGGLIPFYILIKNLHMMGTFGVYVLPGLVSAFNVFVIRSFIDGLPYALQESAKLDGANDFTIYWRVILPLTKPALATIALFLAVGQWNAWIDTYLYNGSNDALTTLQFELMKVIQSTTTNADNFRGRNMTEVMAQISPESVKMAITIVVTVPILIVYPFLQRYFVKGMTLGSVKS, from the coding sequence ATGCTGATCAAAAAACTGGCCGCCGCGTCCTGGTCGGACCGCATCTTCGATTTGGTAGTCTATATTGCGATTACGGTGGTGACTGTGGCCACACTGTACCCTTTTCTCAATGTGCTGGCGATTTCATTCAATGACTCCACGGATAGCATCAAGGGCGGGATTACGGTCTACCCCCGGATGTTCACCTTCAAGAACTATGAGACGATCTTCGCCTTCTCCGGTCTCATTACCGGATTCAAGATCTCTGTCCTGCGTACCCTTATCGGAACCCTGCTCGGACTGATTAGCGCCTCGATGCTGGCCTTCACCTTAAGCCGGGCGGACTTTCAGGGCCGCAGGTTCGTCTCCACCTTTCTGGCGCTGACGATGTATGTATCCGGTGGACTGATTCCCTTCTATATTCTGATCAAGAATCTGCATATGATGGGCACCTTCGGCGTGTATGTCCTGCCCGGCTTGGTCAGTGCATTTAATGTGTTCGTCATCCGCTCCTTCATCGACGGCCTGCCTTACGCCCTGCAGGAATCTGCCAAGCTGGACGGGGCCAATGACTTCACCATCTACTGGCGGGTGATTCTGCCGCTGACCAAACCTGCGCTGGCAACCATCGCCCTGTTCCTGGCTGTCGGCCAGTGGAATGCCTGGATTGACACCTACCTGTATAACGGCTCGAATGACGCACTGACGACGCTGCAGTTTGAGCTGATGAAGGTCATTCAGAGCACCACCACCAATGCGGATAACTTCCGTGGCCGGAATATGACCGAAGTGATGGCGCAGATCTCCCCGGAATCGGTCAAAATGGCAATCACGATTGTTGTCACCGTACCTATTCTGATTGTTTATCCGTTCCTGCAGCGCTACTTCGTCAAAGGCATGACGCTGGGCTCGGTCAAAAGCTAG
- a CDS encoding VOC family protein: MIQSIIHIALVVKDYDEAIDFYTKKLRFTLIEDTYQPEQDKRWVVVAPPGSSGTTILLARASKTEQEQFIGNQTGGRVFLFLNTDDFWRDYKEMVSEGIEFVREPKEQSYGMVAVFKDLYGNLWDLLQMNEAHSISKRVR, translated from the coding sequence ATGATTCAGTCTATTATACACATCGCTTTGGTTGTAAAAGATTACGATGAAGCAATAGATTTTTATACAAAAAAGCTGCGCTTCACATTGATTGAGGATACATATCAGCCAGAGCAAGATAAACGGTGGGTAGTGGTTGCACCCCCCGGCTCTTCCGGTACGACAATTTTACTTGCCAGAGCGTCGAAAACTGAACAAGAACAGTTTATAGGCAATCAGACAGGCGGTCGTGTATTTCTATTTCTGAACACCGACGACTTTTGGAGAGATTATAAGGAAATGGTCTCTGAAGGCATCGAATTTGTTAGAGAGCCCAAAGAACAATCCTACGGAATGGTTGCTGTGTTCAAGGACTTATATGGTAATTTGTGGGACTTGCTGCAGATGAATGAAGCTCACTCGATTTCCAAACGCGTTAGATGA